The nucleotide sequence gcTTCATTTTGTGTTAACATATTAAGTTCCTGGCTTGTTGCGTTGTTTTCAGAACTTGTTATCTTATATATCATGAAAACTGCAACCAAAATACCAACACAAGTTCAGAACTAAGTTATTTTAGAATGTTTAATaaaagaattaagaaaaaaagCCCCCAAGCTTCAATATTTGATCATCCTTGTTTCAACACTATGACACTGCGTAAACATATTTTAAGAAGTAATAATAAAATGCGACAAGATAAACATGTGTAATATTTCATCCCTATGTAGTTAATAAAGTCATTATAGaatgctttttttttagggaaagccATTATACAATGGTTTTGTTTGGTTATATTTGGAGGTTGAAATATTGAAAGACTTACAGCATGATCAACACAACCAGTTTCATCATAAAGTGCCCGTTTTTCTTCATCCCCGAGAATGGAGATAACATTTTGCAATTGCTGAAACTTGGCTTTAGCTTCCTGCAAATGAAACAAGGAACAAACGTTTTGAAATTACAACCACCACAAAATGCAGCTCAAGTGGTGTGTTTAGCTAAGACACCTGAAAGAGTTTGACAAGGGGGCTATAAGGCACTGTTAGTACAGCAACCCTTAACAAAAGATAAACGAAACGATAAATCGCAAACAAAGAAACACTTTGGTGCCGAATTGCGGACAAGTATGCCTACATCTCTGAGTATAGGGACAATGTAGTTCTGTGTTATTATCAGTGAAAATAACCAGGGTTTAAGATGTTACAACTAACATCAAAATACTACGGTTACAGACTAGTTTACACAAAACCCTTGAACCGTAACATGGGGGCTTTGTCCCCCACACCCCACTCACCCCAAAAACAAACATTTGGGCCAAGCGCAATTCGCTCTGCTCATTCGTCCCTGCCCACTTGTCAGAACCTTTGAAGCATGGGTACTTGTGAAAAGGTGAAGTACACATAATGTGTAATTACCCATACTGGGTACACGTACGGTACTCATGGTAGTTCATTTTTCTATTGTGGGTGAAAATTGTggctttcttttatatattaatatgatAATATAGTATTTATGTGTGCatgagtttttttgttgttgaaaccaACTCTgattttcaactttttaaaattttattatgatGGTTTTGTTGTAAATTGAAGAATTTAGCTTTCtcatgttatattatataacAAAACTCGTTATATTATTGATATACTCGTagcttgatttttaaaaaaagttgccATATTCTTGTACTATGCAACATAGGGCTAACAAACAGGTACCAAAACAGACACAGACACTAACATTGACATCGATAAAAATTAGATAAAATAGAAGTAATTTAATGTAGCTACATGCATCAATGTTGTGTCAGACACCAGCATGTGTCAAACACGGAAAAGCCTTCAATCCGAAGTTTGGATGCTAAATAACAAGTTGGTCTAGGCCTCTAGGGTTCAAATTTTGACTACTAACAAAACATATTACTAACAACTAATATtgacctataaaaaaattacaatcatgacaatttttattaattttttaaactcGGTATCTGAGCCAAAAACAAACTAATCCCACCGTCCAATAGCGGGGCCCAATTGAAGTTGAAAAGCTCTGCATGGACTGGGCGAACACAGAGATTGTTGGCAATCGGGAGATTCGAACCTGAGACCTAAAATTACAATTACTCAGCACAGAGAGAATGACTAACCTCATCACCAGGATTCTTATCAGGATGAAGTCTCAACGCCAATTTATGATACGCCTTCTTTATTTCTTGTTTAGTTGCTGTCTTCTCCACACCAAGAACCTAATCATAAataattcacataaacaacaataattagaaaaattaataattaaatgtgaTAATTAGAAATGTTAAAGTAAGGTACTTACCTGGTAGAGTGAGTTCGGGTTTTGATCGGAACTGGAACCGTCGTTGTTATCCGatttcatttcttcatcttcgtTGTCGGAGACGGAAACCCTACTTCTCTTCTTCTTACTCTTCTTAcccattttcttttttctgttttctgttttctttttctcactcaaatcaaattaatatatcTGTGTGTAAATGattaatttaaatcaattaatattcataactattttattatttaattaatttaattaataaccAGGATTGGGCGTTCCAACTCAATTTCTTCCCGCCTTTTGGCTTCTGCCATCACTCTTTTCCCGCCGTCACGTTCTGCAAATCTGCCGTTATGCTTTCacatttttatcttaaaatatcaagaattatcattaattactatatattaaatattaactCGTCTGgcttcaaaatatcaaaattgctaGATCGAATGTCGTCATTGATATTTATACTCAACTCCTCCACTTATATGTATAAATTTTCTATagttattgtcattttatataataaaaaaaaatagtaatagaaaatttaaataaaaatatttttctgagTTGCTAACAAGTATTATAAAAACAAGTTATCGAACCCAAATGTATGAATATTCTcttcaaaataacaaatttttgattaaaaaaaatgaatacacCATTTTTAAAGCAATTTTTCTATTGTCCTCGTGATCTTAGCTCTGTTGGTAATAAATGCAAggttcggagttcgaactctggccaccacaaaaaaaaacaatttttctatttAGTTATTCTTTAACATAGATCTATTCACCGAGAGGTTTGGACATTAAAGATGTTTATGTATAAGTGAAAGAACTCAAACTCAAATCATTGTCAAATATAGGTTGCGTTTGATATGGTAAACAGTACTTTCTTCTGTCCCTTGATAATTGagccatttgtaaaaaaatattgtcacccatttcaattttcaatacaacattaattactttttttcaattataactctaattaatattattttcaccactcccaattcaatatattctactttacatAGATGAGTTTCCTATGCAAAGGGGTCTGCGTCAAGGGGACCCTCTTTCTCCGTTTCTTTTCGTATTAGCAGCAGAGGGTCTTTTAATGTCATGATGTCCTCGTAGAGAATAACTTGTTTACAGGATACAATGTTGGTAACAATAACACGACAGTTGTGTCTCATTTGCAATTTGCGGATGATACATTGTTGTTGGGCACTAAGAGTTGGGCTAATGTTCGTGCTTTGCGAGCGGTGTTGACTTTGTTTGCGGATATGTCTGGTTTGAaggttaattttaataaaagtatgtTGTTTGGTCTTAATGTATCGAAGTCGTGGTTGAATGAGGCAGCGTCAATCTTAAATTGTAAAGTGCGTAAAGTGCCTTTTTTGTATCTGGGTTTGTCTATTGGTGGTAATCCGAGCCGGTTAGCATTCTGGGATCATATGGTGCATATTATAAAGTCTAGATTGTCGGGGTGGAAAAGTTGTTTTCTCTCCTTCGGGGTCGGTTGGTTCTTCTCAAGTGTGTCCTGACCTCGCTAcctgtctatgctctttccttcttcaaagctccgtcATGTATCATCTCTatcattgaatctatttttaataaatttttttggggaggGAGTGAGGATAACAGGAAAATTTCCTGGGTTGCTTGGAGCTCTATCTGTTTACGTAAGGAGTTTGGTGGGCTGGGGGTTAGGCAGTTGAGGGAATTTAATACTGCGTTGTTAGGGAAATGGTGCTGGAGGATGTTGGTGGATAGAGAAGGGTTATGGCATAGGGTGTTGGTGGCTCGGTATGGTGAGGAGGTTGGAGGTAGGGGGCAGGAGTGGTTCTCTTTGGTGGAGGGAGATAGCGAAGATTAGGGATGGGATAGGCGATTCTGAGGAGAGTTGGTTTGCAGAGAAGGTGTCGAAAAGGGAGGGGGATGGAACTAGTACTTTATTTTGGTATGATATGTGGTTAGGTGATGTTCCGCTGTAGCCGTCTATTTAATTTATCGAATAATAAACTATGTACGGTGGCCGACATGTTTAATCTTGGATGGGAGGATGGGGGAGCAGCATGGAGTTGGAGGAGGAGATtgtgggcgtgggaggaggagttggtggTGGAGTGTAGGAGTCTTcttaatgattttgttttgcaGGCTGATTTTTCTGACAGGTGGCAGTGGATCCCAGATATCCAAGGGGATTACACTGTCAGCGGCGTCTATAGTATTTTGACGACTCCGACTGAACCTACAGAGGTTGGCTTACTTGATCTTGCATGGCACAATCAGGTTCCGTTGAAGGTGTCTATTTTTGTTTGGAGATTGTTGCGCGACAGGTTACCAACCAAGATTAATCTTGTCAGAAGAGGTTTGCTTAGTGTCGAGGAGGCTGGGTGTGGTGCCGGTTGCGGTCATGACGAATCAGTGTCTCATTTGTTTATTCATTGCGAGCGCTATGGGGTTTTATGACGGCATCTTAGATTGTGGATTGGTGTTTTGGGTGTTGAACCTTATGATATAAGTGAGCACCTCTATCAGTTCATTCATATTACAGGGAATTCTAGGAAACGAAGATCCTTCCTTCAGTTAGTTTGGATTCTGTGTGTCTGGGTGGTGTGCAATGACCGTaatgacataatatttaataatgtcCATACCACCATAGATCGATTATTAGATAAGATTAAATACTATTCTTTGTGGTGGCTTAAGGCtaataatgttaattttgtgCACGGTACGTAGGCTTGGTGGTCGAACCCTATGTTTTGCTTGGGAATCGACTGTTTGTAATCTTGTAAATATTGTATGACTGTTTCTCTTTTGGGGTGACCCTTTGGTACATCTTGTACTGAAGTGGATGCATCGCCGGTgtttatatattccatttttatgtcttaaaaaaaaacattattgataaagaagaatgcaccaatacttgacaaagacactcaaagccatttttctttcatttatacacttttcttaatctgtgtgaaaaACTCAACTAACTCAGTTAaattgggacggagggagtaagtaGTATTAACCAAAAGTACAAGACAGAAAAACACAACACAAGGTAGGGCACTATACGCCAAAATTTTGTggtattgaataaattttggTCTTACATGATTTTTGTTGGACaaaatactatttttctatTGTAAACAACTTAttcgtgggacaaaaagttgtgttatgGTTTAGTAATAGACGAGAATTTCTATGtctttaaaatagttttacaaatcaaacattgtATAATGGGAGTTGTTCCGttctttccttcatttttttaacatatcaaACATATCTTATGAGTTGAATCATTATCGACTTAATTAATCTTAGGTTaatgtgtttttagtccctataaattacaaaattttaagtttggtccctacaaaaaatttatttacttttagtccttatttgcattttatagggactattttggaggactaaaagtatctattttttttgtaaaaagttttcaaaataggGACTATTCTTGCAAACTACAATATTTTAGAAgactaaaattaccattaaaattttatagggactaaatttAAAAACTCGTGATTTTGTAGGAATTAAAAACATATCTAACCCATTAATCTAtgatttttttccaattattaTTGCTTATAAGCTTTATTTTTAAAGGATGTTGCTTTTACGTTCTTATCATATCAATAATCAATagtaatatatataatactaacattttatcttttattgattattataaCTTTTTACTAAATAGTCtgaaaatctttaaattaaaatagatttCAAAATTACAGTATAACTGAGTATGTGGTGGTCTAAACCCAATTTCAAGCAGATAAGTGTGAACCCCATGGGACTAATACATAAAGCAAATGTCTATATAATAACTCAAATGGTTTTTAACTTCTTGTTCATACTGTTAAGGTTAAACAAAGCCTAATGAGCTTCCTGTGAAAATTAATCATTATATACAGTAATTGAATAAAGATAATATGCATGGTCATGGATGTCCTATTACAGTATTACTTCCAGTAAAGTACAAATAACAGAGAATAGTAACAACTCATTGACATTCACCTTTGATGCCAAGAGCGAAATAAAAACCAGCACTTTAGCCAGCTTTTAGTCAAGCACAGGAACTCCACTTTGGAATATATCTTTCATATCACATCATCCTCTTCTGTTAAGCGTATTCGAAATTAAACTATGTACACTAACTACATCGCATTTTGCTCATACTTATACATTTACAAACACCTATATCTTGCAAGTCCTAGGTTGATATCCAGCTGCAGCCAGGCTGCTTTGTCGTCCCAAATTGTTTCACCATATCTCTCAGTTTAGCTGCTTCTTCCCACTGGCCTGCTTCTGCACAAATATTTGCTAAAAGCACATAAACTGATGGGTTGTTCTGTTCCCTTTCTAAGAGAAGTCTCGCAACCTTTCTTCCTAGTGTTAAATTACCATGAACTGCACAAGCACTGAACAATGACCAGCACATATTGGGATGTGCTCCAAAATATCCATCTGTAACTACTCTTTCAGCCTCATCGAGGTAACCGCTGCGACCTAAAAGATCAACTATGCAAGAAAAATGATCCACACTTGGCACAAATCCATAAATGTTCACCATGATATCAAAAATACGGGTAGCATCATCAACTAAACCTGAATGGCTGCAAGCTGAAAGGACGGCAGTAAAGGTAGCGTGGTCTGGTTTGATTCCAGGGGAGATTTGCATCGCCTCAAAACAATGCACGGCTTCTTTGCCTTGTCCGTGTTGTGAATAAGCAGATATGATAGCATTCCAAGTGATTGTATCTCTTTCAACCATTTCATTAAATACACTCAATGACCTGTCTAGAAATCCACATTTGGAGTACATCGTCACCAGGGCATTACCCAGTGAAATTTCTGAATCAAAACCGTGTCGTAGTATGTAACCATGAACCTGTTTCCCATGATCCATGTCTGGAGTGCAGGAACAAATGCTCAAAGCTAGACTGAGGGAATAAGCATTTGGCTTGAGATGTGTATTAAGTAATGCAGAGAATTTCTCTAACCCTTGCATTGGGTATCCATTTAAAACGAACCCAGATATGATACTATTCCATGATATCAAACTTTTATAGGCAAGATCAGAGAAGATTTGAAAAGCTCGCTTTATCTGTCCATTTCTAGAGTACGAAGAAATCAATGCATTCAAAACTTCAACTTTGTTAAGCCCATTTTTGCAAAGGACGGAGTGGATCATCTCCACCATTTGAAGAGAGTCTGAAGCAGATAGCAGACTTCCATAAGTAAACGCATCCGGTTCAATTCCTTCCCTCCTCATTTTTATATAGGTCAAGATTGCGTCCTCATTAATATTCTCTTGAAAAAACATCGAAACCATTACATTCCACGAAACAAGATCCCTACTTTCTTCCATTATCTCAAAAACACTTCGAGCCTCATTCACCTTCCCAAAGAAAGAATACATGGTCATTGTAGCATTATTAACAGCAGTATAACCACAATCAAACCCCATCTTAATCGCCAAACCTTGTGCTTGACACCCAACTCTCAAAGAACAACAAGAACTCAACACACTCACAAAAGTAACTTCACTCAAACAAACACTACCCCTATGCATATCCCTAAACATCAAAAAAGCATCTTCAAATCTCTCCACGCTCACAAAACCATCAATCATCGCATTATACGTAACATGATTGCGAACCCCTCCTTCCATTTCCTCAAACACCTTATAACCATCCACAACACAACCACAATTAAAATACATAGTAATAAGAGAATTAACTACAGAAGTCCAATCCAAAAACCCACTTTTCACAACCACAGAATGAACATGTCTTCCGTAATCCAAACCCTCTGATAAAGGACACAAACTCAACATTGTCGCAAACGTGTAATTATCACCCCTAacattcatcctaaacatatctTTCAACAACCTAAAAGCAACATCTTCACATCCATTATCACTACACCCAGTAATAATAGCATTCCAAACTGCAACATAACACTTcggcattttatcaaacacatggAGTGCATAATCAATATCACTTAATCTAGAAATAGCAGATAGAACCGTTGTCCAAGAATAAACATCTGGGCATTGAATGTCATCAAAAACTAACTCAACAGAAACAAGATCATGAGCTTTCGCGTAAAGCGAGAGTAGCGAATTCGCGACATGGGAATAGGCTTTGAGGGCGGTTTTAATGGCAAATGAGTGAAGCTGGTTACCAAAAACGGTGACATGACGGGTTTTCGAGGTGGCGGTTATGGTGGTTGAGAGAGTGCAGTGATCTGGTTTATGAGAAGAGTGGATTTTGGTGAAGAGTTTGAGGGATTCGTAGaattggtttgtttttgtgagGTGTGTGAGTTTGTGGTTGAGTTTGAGGATTTGTTGGTTTGAAAATGTGTCGGTCCATATTCGTTGGGAGAATAACAAGGGTTTCATTTGTGGTTTGTTTCGTTGTTGCATGCATTGCTTATATATAGTCCTCCTACAAATCACGAAAACAGCATAAATATTAAGTAGTCTTAAATATTGAAAATCAGAAATACAACCCTCCCTATGGCTCTAATTCTCTCACTCATCACTCGATAGTCGCTGCTCTCCATCTCAACCCGTCTTTGTATTTCTCTAAGCcacttgtgtaaaaaaatagGGTAAGGCTGCCAACAATACACCTAATGGTGGGATCTCTTCtcggaccctgcgtatgcgggagccaGTCTGCCCTTTTGTCATGTCTTATATATCTAATTTTCTCAACCACGAAATAACTAAGGCATTGCCTATCATGCTCAAAGCATTTGATAATAGTTTACGAAACAAATACCCTAAACTAAAATACAGTACAAGCAATTACAATTTGTATTCGATTTCAATTTGTCCCATTACTTTCCTTCAACAcagtttagaaaagaaaagaaaagggtttGATTAGGTTATGGGGAAATTGGCTGAAACCAAATTCATTAACAAACAAACCAACACAATATGTATTCAAAAATCGAAGGGAAAATGGGAAATCAAAGCATCACTTACAAGTTATACAGTTAAGGTTTGTGGAGAGCCGGAGTTTAGAGACGACCGCTGAGCTTCGATGGAGATGGAGGGCGTCGGTGTCGTCGCGGCGTGAACTGAAGGTGGTgaatgtggtccatattatgaaacacattcatcattaaatgaatgaacttaaaaaattgttgcttatgtttaaaaattgatggagtaatttttttcatttactttttttattctaaatttttcttaaaaatccaTGTGATCCTCTCAAatcttaaaatttcataaactcTATTGAAATCTTTGCAATTCTGTGTTATAAATCTATTAAAATTTTGTGTTAAAAATCCTGATTCTAACATCATTGGTCCATCCTCTTAGTATATAGTGTGGTGGAACAACGAAGACTCCAGCAGTaatggaccgtcataatattcctaaagaCATAAGAAACTCCTAGAAGGGCTCTCTGACCCTTCAGAAGGCCTTAGCGCCCTTGATAAAGCCTAAAACACCCTTCAGATGGGCTTTTAGGCCCAAAGCGCATCCTCTTAAAGACGTCACCTTAAACTGTTTCCAGAAACATCTAAAAATCACCTAATTACCTAGATAACCTTGTTACTTGCTGGCCAAGTAACCACAAATCAGGcccatagaaggctataaatacaATCCTTGAGAGCCTACTCAAGGCATGACTAATAGGATACAAACCCTAATACGATTATTGTACTTTTAGCAAATACAGTTGGCGCTGTCTGATAgatatttggcaagtgtaccaataactatcgaagtagtaataaatatCGTTCCACAAGGATTATATTAATTCCAATTATAGCAAGTACATTATGATTTTTTGATAtgtaaaagttattttgattGCCCTAGGCAAATGATTTGAGTGTAACAGAAGTAAGTAAAAGTTGTTTGAAAGATGATTTGAGAAGAATGATTAAGCCGATGAATCCCCTATTGTTCTATATGAGTAGTTACCTCCCTTATTTAGTAATTACTATTTAgtctttacgacaaattaactaagtagttttgatcaatctcttgaatcAAAatcctttcctaagttataaccttttaatctcttaaaccgattgaataaccgcgGAAGCAATATCAGAACGTTAATTCATATGTCATGattctcaatttcctatctctaggttcctatgttgaatcaaacaaaattattaattcaggattaaaagctagggttagtagtcattcaattcttaatatcaattcatgtaatttcaagaagttagggttaatagtcatacaTGCAATTAAATGAAAGCAATGaacacaaataattctgaatatAGACTGAATAACATTATTAAATAAGATAGTATCAACTACTAAATCATATATTACAAAGGTTCATCATGGCTCAATCATACCaagagtttagctactcatggctttacaattataaacataaataagAGTGAACATACATAAATCCGGACCAACTATGAGTTGGTATGAGATTCAGGGCTAGTTCTTCGGTCTCCTGGTGTCTTCTatgctcaaaatcgcacttcCCAATCGATCCCTAATCCTTGGCCGCAACTGGCTTTATATAGAAATAATTTGAGGGTTCTAGAAAGCCCATCATCGTGCCACGATACGatccaatcgtggcacgattgctTCACTAATCCTACGTGGCAGCAGACAAAACCtagcatcgtggcacgttgcaTATTGCTTCGTGCCACGAAATTTCCAGCGCTGAATCCTTTGTCCCACGTTCACATATCGTGCCACGAACAAgcttcatcgtggcacgattcttcACTCATAggaatttttcatctttttctcagtTTCTTCTCTTTGAGCTCTTGTTCCTGTTTTGGTCTGATTTAACCATGATTTACAGGTAGTTGTCTCTCTAATTGTCATAAAAACGACAAACATAACTAAAAACTAGTGTTAATGCAAcatcatcacaaccccaaacttatactattccttgtcctcaaggaatcaaatttgaaaatggaaaaattgcAGTAAGATAACAGATTACCAACCAATGAGATGTTCAAAAGTTCACGCCTTTCCGGTGTAATGATGAACCGGATGCCTAGCTCATACCACAATTTCCACAACTCCACGCATATGTTTGAATAGGTTCTCTCAATCATCATGCAGGTCTACTGTATTACCATAAGCTTGAAACATTTCTATCAAAGTCAAAATTAAGTACACACTTTTAAGGTCTTTCAGGATTATAACGAGGCTTAGGTGAAAGGTGGATATATTTTGGAAAGTAGTTTGACAAACAATGAAGTTAAGCTCATTCTACTTGGATCACTAAAAACACATCACAATAATTCTCCTTTACAATTTTAAACAAGAGAGTACTAGAGAACTTTTTCTATTCTTCCGAGACATATAGatattgtcataccccaaattttgacctaaggtcccactgacacacgtctccgaactcggacAAGACTCACATTTCAATGAAAAactcggcagggaggtattttgaaatacctcataaagttccgaGTTGGGCCCTCTTCTCTTAGTCCTCAAtcatttatttccatcttttatttattttttttactttaaaatcaatttttcttttaattccattttagaTAAGTCCAAAAGAAGTctgcatttattttatctttatttttattttctcatttatcACTTTATTCATTTGTTAATATCCATAAAAAGTCCAAAGTCCAAAAGTGTCCAGGTTCAGAATAACAGTGTCACGCGTATGCCATTCCAATCCAACCTTCACCAATCCTCATCCGCAAGAACTCAGGAACACAATCGCGTCCTCCTTCTTTCATCCTAATCCAACAACCGAAATTGCTTTTTCTCCTCCCCAAGCCACTGATTTCTAGCCTCAACCCAGCACTATAAATAGAGTCCTGCACAACACAAGAAAAAGACACTGGATCACACAGCAGGGCGCACACGGAAAGCCAGAGAGAAGAACCGCAACCGTTTCCAATACAAATCCGATCGCAAGCATCAACGATCCAGTAGCAATCGGCCGATCCAAAGAAACCAGATTTCAGT is from Medicago truncatula cultivar Jemalong A17 chromosome 1, MtrunA17r5.0-ANR, whole genome shotgun sequence and encodes:
- the LOC25483363 gene encoding pentatricopeptide repeat-containing protein At3g49740; the encoded protein is MQQRNKPQMKPLLFSQRIWTDTFSNQQILKLNHKLTHLTKTNQFYESLKLFTKIHSSHKPDHCTLSTTITATSKTRHVTVFGNQLHSFAIKTALKAYSHVANSLLSLYAKAHDLVSVELVFDDIQCPDVYSWTTVLSAISRLSDIDYALHVFDKMPKCYVAVWNAIITGCSDNGCEDVAFRLLKDMFRMNVRGDNYTFATMLSLCPLSEGLDYGRHVHSVVVKSGFLDWTSVVNSLITMYFNCGCVVDGYKVFEEMEGGVRNHVTYNAMIDGFVSVERFEDAFLMFRDMHRGSVCLSEVTFVSVLSSCCSLRVGCQAQGLAIKMGFDCGYTAVNNATMTMYSFFGKVNEARSVFEIMEESRDLVSWNVMVSMFFQENINEDAILTYIKMRREGIEPDAFTYGSLLSASDSLQMVEMIHSVLCKNGLNKVEVLNALISSYSRNGQIKRAFQIFSDLAYKSLISWNSIISGFVLNGYPMQGLEKFSALLNTHLKPNAYSLSLALSICSCTPDMDHGKQVHGYILRHGFDSEISLGNALVTMYSKCGFLDRSLSVFNEMVERDTITWNAIISAYSQHGQGKEAVHCFEAMQISPGIKPDHATFTAVLSACSHSGLVDDATRIFDIMVNIYGFVPSVDHFSCIVDLLGRSGYLDEAERVVTDGYFGAHPNMCWSLFSACAVHGNLTLGRKVARLLLEREQNNPSVYVLLANICAEAGQWEEAAKLRDMVKQFGTTKQPGCSWIST